The following coding sequences lie in one Gemmatimonadota bacterium genomic window:
- a CDS encoding sulfite exporter TauE/SafE family protein, whose protein sequence is MPLREFLELMALGAASGALGALLGIGGGVLLVPGLALIAGVPFRAAAAASLVCIVATSITSSVVHLPRGRVDIPLAIDLEAFTVSGAMIGGLLAAVIPAGPLFLGFALILLFSAWHMWPLGRTERAPATRRRMGLARASSLGAGVVSSLLGVGGGVLKVPVLNLMLDLPFDRAAATSIYMIGITTAAGALVYAVRGDVDVHLTVAVMLGTVLGSFGASSVGHRIDSRGLKAVFAIVLAGVAIQMVRRGLALP, encoded by the coding sequence ATGCCACTCCGCGAATTCCTGGAACTGATGGCGCTGGGCGCCGCTTCGGGGGCGCTCGGCGCGCTGCTGGGGATTGGCGGTGGGGTGTTGTTGGTCCCCGGCCTCGCCCTCATCGCGGGGGTGCCGTTCCGCGCCGCGGCGGCGGCGTCACTGGTGTGCATCGTCGCCACGTCGATCACGAGTTCGGTGGTGCACCTGCCGCGGGGACGGGTGGACATTCCCCTCGCGATCGACCTCGAGGCATTCACGGTGAGCGGCGCCATGATCGGCGGACTCCTTGCCGCGGTGATCCCCGCCGGCCCGCTCTTTCTCGGCTTCGCCCTGATCCTGCTCTTCTCCGCCTGGCATATGTGGCCGCTCGGCCGCACGGAACGGGCACCTGCGACCCGGCGCCGCATGGGGCTCGCGCGCGCCTCGTCCCTCGGCGCGGGCGTGGTTTCCTCGCTGCTCGGCGTCGGCGGTGGGGTGCTCAAGGTGCCGGTGCTCAATCTGATGCTCGACCTGCCGTTCGATCGCGCCGCGGCCACCAGCATCTACATGATCGGGATCACCACCGCGGCAGGGGCCCTCGTCTACGCGGTGCGGGGCGACGTGGATGTCCACCTCACCGTGGCAGTGATGCTCGGGACGGTGCTGGGATCGTTCGGCGCCTCGAGCGTCGGGCACCGGATCGACTCGCGTGGACTCAAAGCGGTGTTCGCGATCGTGCTCGCGGGGGTGGCCATCCAGATGGTGCGGCGTGGACTCGCGCTACCCTGA
- a CDS encoding alpha/beta fold hydrolase: MTMRLTPFLLLMLATTELPAQQGPTTGYAPVNGLNMYYEVHGSGAPVVLLHGAFMPITVNWGGWIDELSKTRQVIAVEMQGHGRTADIPRDLTSENLADDVAALLTVLKIPRADLIGYSMGGGVAMQVAVRHPDRVRRVVVLSAPFRRDGMVPGALELIRTLTADAFKDSPIETEYKRLSPTPDRFATFVERVVAAASTGSDLRVDQLRSTTAPMLFVQGDADGILLQHVAEMFRAKGGETHGDMAPRSASRLAILPNTTHVTLLQRFSLIVPMVNDFLDAQP, translated from the coding sequence ATGACCATGCGGCTCACACCATTCCTCCTGCTGATGCTGGCGACCACGGAGCTGCCGGCGCAGCAGGGTCCAACGACCGGGTACGCGCCCGTCAATGGACTCAACATGTACTACGAAGTGCACGGCAGCGGTGCCCCCGTGGTGCTGCTGCACGGGGCGTTCATGCCGATCACGGTCAATTGGGGCGGGTGGATCGACGAACTGTCCAAGACCCGCCAGGTCATTGCCGTCGAAATGCAGGGTCACGGACGAACGGCAGACATCCCGCGCGACCTCACCAGCGAGAACCTGGCCGATGACGTGGCGGCACTGCTCACCGTTCTCAAGATCCCCCGAGCGGACCTGATCGGATACAGCATGGGTGGCGGCGTCGCCATGCAGGTTGCCGTTCGACATCCAGACCGGGTGCGCCGCGTTGTGGTCCTGTCGGCACCGTTCCGCCGTGACGGCATGGTGCCAGGGGCCCTCGAGCTCATCCGGACCCTCACGGCGGACGCCTTCAAGGACTCGCCGATCGAGACGGAGTACAAGCGACTGAGCCCGACGCCGGATCGATTTGCGACGTTTGTTGAGCGCGTGGTTGCCGCTGCGTCCACGGGCAGCGATTTGCGTGTCGATCAGCTGCGGTCAACGACCGCCCCGATGCTCTTCGTCCAAGGTGATGCGGATGGCATTCTACTCCAGCACGTCGCGGAGATGTTCCGCGCGAAGGGTGGCGAGACGCACGGCGACATGGCCCCGCGCTCGGCGTCGCGACTCGCCATCCTGCCCAACACCACTCATGTGACGCTGCTGCAGCGCTTCTCCCTCATCGTCCCGATGGTGAACGACTTTCTCGACGCCCAGCCGTAG
- a CDS encoding DUF202 domain-containing protein, which translates to MSEPSPDPRTYFAAERTMLAWLRTGIAIMAFGFVVARFGLFLRLLPVQGGASPSHGLSPYLGAALVGLGVLAIAAGAVQWRRFLRQLPQSQRPLSGSPGVVLSLALAIMVVGVVLGVVLLV; encoded by the coding sequence ATGTCTGAACCGTCGCCCGATCCGCGAACGTACTTTGCGGCCGAACGGACCATGCTCGCATGGCTGCGCACCGGCATCGCCATCATGGCCTTCGGCTTCGTGGTGGCGCGGTTCGGCCTCTTCCTCCGCCTCCTCCCCGTTCAGGGTGGAGCGAGTCCCTCACATGGATTGTCACCCTATCTCGGCGCCGCCCTGGTCGGTCTGGGTGTCCTTGCCATCGCGGCGGGCGCAGTTCAGTGGCGTCGCTTCCTGCGACAACTACCCCAAAGCCAGCGTCCACTCTCCGGCAGCCCGGGCGTGGTCCTGAGCTTGGCCTTGGCGATCATGGTGGTCGGGGTGGTACTCGGCGTGGTCTTGCTGGTATGA